From a single Brassica oleracea var. oleracea cultivar TO1000 chromosome C5, BOL, whole genome shotgun sequence genomic region:
- the LOC106344905 gene encoding uncharacterized protein LOC106344905, which produces MSLVPDGYTHGELLEMAQEDYGLDKKIEKVVLTYSLRDVILQKMALDTPPMHVTNDRQVQSQVEAGVDDDVDVSDGDDSIFPDEDTGQNTDEEWDEDSNADDDVQAIADDVQAIADDVQATADVDVDVDDGVNYSDYGKVKDEDSDEDANETLYDGHKAQCSGGEGRLLSLNDNIYVGQSFASKAELDSKLKLVAVKCKFTFTAYKTTKTLDVANCRVQGCGWKLRANRVGIKDGLTPKHIKDAMRNMFGMKLDYNTSYRALLYAQELVRGTTKDGYENLPSYLRQIEISNPGTVTCLEKDGENRFKNLFLSFGASIAGFTYLRRVIVVDGTHLCGKYEGVMLVTAAQDGNFQIFLLAFAIVDAENDDSWEWFFTQLRRCVSDQYDLVIVSDRQGSIKKACEKVFPWARRGICCYHLQQKIVQKFKGNHMLYLVKGAAYAHTLFDFNRYMDEIWNINPNLPTYLENAYILLWSQVHFQGDKYNIKTSNIAESINSALKPAKGFPISFLLEFIREKLGRWFFKRREDALSLTSHHSRGVEN; this is translated from the exons ATGTCTCTTGTGCCGGATGGTTATACACATGGTGAACTTCTTGAAATGGCACAAGAAGATTATGGTCTGGACAAGAAAATCGAGAAGGTGGTGCTAACATATTCCTTACGAGACGTCATTTTACAGAAAATGGCTCTGGATACTCCTCCTATGCATGTCACGAATGATAGACAAGT CCAGAGCCAAGTAGAAGCTGGAGTTGATGATGATGTGGATGTGTCTGATGGTGATGATAGTATTTTTCCTGATGAAGATACTGGTCAAAATACTGATGAAGAGTGGGATGAAGATAGTAATGCTGATGATGATGTTCAAGCAATTGCTGATGATGTTCAAGCAATTGCTGATGATGTTCAAGCAACTGCTGATGTTGATGTTGATGTTGACGATGGTGTAAACTACAGTGATTACGGGAAAGTGAAAGATGAGGATTCTGACGAGGATGCAAATGAAACGCTTTATGATGGTCATAAAGCACAGTGCTCTGGTGGTGAAGGAAGATTGTTGTCCTTAAATGACAATATATATGTCGGTCAGAGTTTTGCTAGTAAGGCTGAGCTTGATTCAAAGCTGAAGTTGGTGGCTGTGAAATGTAAATTTACATTCACAGCATATAAGACAACGAAAACTCTAGATGTGGCTAACTGTCGTGTTCAAGGATGTGGTTGGAAGCTTAGAGCGA ATCGGGTTGGGATTAAAGATGGGCTTACACCGAAGCATATCAAAGACGCGATGAGGAACATGTTTGGGATGAAGCTAGATTACAACACTTCGTATAGAGCTTTGTTATATGCGCAAGAGTTGGTGAGAGGAACAACAAAAGATGGATATGAGAATCTGCCTTCTTATTTGCGTCAGATCGAGATATCGAATCCGGGAACTGTCACATGTCTTGAGAAAGATGGTGAAAACAGATTTAAGAATCTATTCCTATCTTTTGGAGCTTCGATAGCTGGTTTTACCTATCTTAGGAGGGTTATTGTGGTGGATGGGACCCATCTATGTGGAAAGTATGAAGGAGTTATGCTAGTTACGGCTGCCCAAGACGGCAATTTTCAGATTTTTCTATTGGCTTTTGCGATTGTGGATGCGGAGAATGATGATTCGTGGGAATGGTTTTTTACCCAATTGCGGAGATGTGTTTCAGATCAGTATGATTTGGTGATAGTGTCTGACAGGCAAGGTTCCATTAAGAAGGCGTGTGAGAAGGTTTTCCCTTGGGCAAGGCGAGGAATATGCTGTTATCATCTACAACAGAAGATAGTCCAAAAGTTCAAGGGAAATCACATGTTGTACTTGGTCAAAGGCGCTGCTTATGCACATACGCTTTTCGATTTTAACCGCTACATGGATGAGATATGGAATATAAACCCCAACCTTCCAACATATTTGGAGAATGCTTACATCTTGTTATGGTCACAAGTTCACTTTCAAGGTGATAAATACAACATAAAGACTAGCAACATCGCAGAATCTATCAACTCCGCACTTAAGCCAGCCAAAGGATTCCCAATCTCATTCCTTCTAGAATTTATACGCGAGAAGCTAGGAAGGTGGTTCTTTAAAAGGAGAGAAGATGCTTTGAGTCTCACTTCACATCATAGTCGGGGAGTTGAAAACTAG
- the LOC106344902 gene encoding uncharacterized protein LOC106344902 gives MWKSLLKLRPLAERFIKCEVGNGLKASFWNDCWTPLGSLIKCLGDDGPRRLRIPLHSSVAEACSKDFWNLPHPRSENEVILHAHLTTVAPPVPTSSADEFFWTVDGIKLSKFSAPKTWQQCRPREPPKEWSKLIWFSGCVPKHAFNMWIAQLDRMPVRTRLERWGVTDASNCPVCLFGIETRDHILLTCGYSSEIWRYVLPRLESPNVCFMNWTELLSWIKTPVRGNFCTLKKIVTQSTLYHIWRQRNNILHNQVLIPPDTVFRIIDREVRNIFLGRRGRRQHSLVFLAKV, from the coding sequence ATGTGGAAATCTCTCTTGAAGCTGCGCCCTTTAGCTGAAAGATTCATTAAATGTGAAGTGGGCAATGGTCTAAAGGCTAGTTTCTGGAATGATTGTTGGACTCCTCTAGGTTCATTAATAAAATGTTTGGGTGATGATGGTCCAAGAAGATTGCGTATACCTTTGCACTCCTCTGTGGCAGAAGCTTGTTCTAAAGATTTTTGGAACCTACCGCACCCTAGATCAGAAAATGAGGTCATACTACATGCTCATCTTACCACGGTTGCTCCTCCGGTCCCTACAAGCAGCGCAGACGAGTTTTTCTGGACAGTCGACGGTATAAAGCTCAGCAAATTCTCAGCGCCGAAAACTTGGCAACAATGTAGGCCGCGGGAACCTCCTAAGGAATGGTCGAAACTGATATGGTTCTCAGGATGTGTTCCAAAGCATGCTTTCAACATGTGGATTGCCCAACTCGACAGGATGCCTGTGAGAACCCGTTTGGAACGATGGGGGGTCACCGACGCCAGTAACTGTCCTGTCTGTTTGTTTGGAATAGAAACCCGTGATCACATCCTTCTCACCTGTGGCTACAGCTCTGAAATATGGAGGTATGTTCTCCCAAGATTGGAGTCCCCTAATGTGTGCTTTATGAACTGGACCGAACTACTCTCATGGATAAAGACACCAGTCCGAGGAAATTTCTGCACATTGAAGAAAATTGTTACCCAATCTACTCTCTACCACATCTGGCGTCAGAGAAATAATATCCTCCATAACCAAGTTCTTATCCCTCCGGACACGGTTTTCAGGATTATTGATCGAGAGGTGAGAAATATTTTCTTAGGAAGGAGGGGAAGGAGACAACACTCTCTTGTCTTCTTGGCTAAAGTTTGA